From Pararhizobium sp. A13:
GGACATCGGCAAGTTCATCAACGACAATATCGCGACGGTTCCGGGCATCAACCGCTCGCTGACGACGCTGACGTTCAACGCGTTCTAGTGAGCCGCGCGGTCCGGCCGCGCCTGATGTTTCTCGGCATGCCCTCTTCGGAGTGATCTGAACCGTTGCATGCGGTCGCGCGAGAGCTCGCCGGATTTGTGACACCGGCGCATAATTTCCGTATTTCCAAAAGTTATGGCACACCCGCTTCGAAGCGCTCAAAACGGGTGTGCGTGTGCGTGATCGTCTTTCGGGGAATCCGCTTGCATCTTACAATCGGATTTCTTAATGTGAAACCAGTTGCAAAACGAGATTGGTTGCCGGAGGAGGAAGTGAGATGGGCAAGGTTGTCGTCTGGAATCTGATGTCGCTCGACGGCTATTTCGAAGGCGCAAGGAAGTGGGACCTGGATTTCCACCAGCTTGTCTGGGGGCCGGAGCTGGAAACGTTGAGCAAGGAGCTCGGCAGCAAAGCCGAGGTGCTGGTTTTCGGCCGCGTGACCTATGAGGGCATGAAGGCCTACTGGACGACCACGGAGGATGAGACCGAAATCAAGACCTTTATGAACGCGCTGCCGAAGATCGTTGGTTCGCGCACCCTGGAAACGGCGGACTGGAACAACAGCCGCGTCGTCACCGACGTCGCCGCCGAACTCACGCGGCTGAAACAGGCTTCGAACAAGAACATCTACATCTTCGGCAGTGCCGAGCTGGTCGCCTCGCTTTTGTCGGATGATGTGATCGACGAGATCATGGTCTGCGTCGTGCCGGTTCTGCTCGGGCAGGGAACGCCGCTCTTCAAGCCCGCCGACGAGCGCACGTCGCTCAAGCTGCTTGAATCCCGGCCGCTGCAGTCCGGTGGCGTTATTCTGCGGTATGAGACGGAGAAGTCTGCGGCGTGAAAGGGGAAGGCGTTCTATTCGCCCCAATGTGCTGATTTTAAGTGGTCCTTAATGACTACAAGGAGGCGTGGATGTCGACAGTCAGTCTGCGAGATGCAAAAGCCGGATTTTCAAACCTGGTGGATGAGGCGATCAAGGGTGAACTCTTTACGATCACTCGACATGGAAAGCCCGTGGCGGCACTGGTCAGCATCGAGACTGCGGAGGCCGCGAAACGGGCGATGAAAAAAGGACGCCCGAATTTCGGCGAATATCTCATGACCTTCCCGGGTGGTGTCGAACTTGAGCGGAACGCGACGGGAATGCGGGAAGCGGACGTGTGAGCGGCTATCTTCTCGATGCCAACGTCATTTCCAAATTTGCTCCGGATAGGCCCGCTCCGGCAGAAGAGTTGAAGGCATGGATGCGCGAGCAGGGTGCGGCGGACTTGCTGTACCTGTCCGCGATGACCCTTGCCGAAATCGAAAAAGGAATTCGCAGCCTTCAGCGGCCGGCTCCACCGAAAAAGCCAGCCGCCTTCGGCAATGGCTAGAGGGGATCATTGCATCCTGTGATGATCGCATCCTGCCGATGGATATCGCCGTCGCTCTTGCCGCGGGCGACATCGAGGACGAGGCAGCGGCCCAAGGCCGTCATCCCGGATTGGGCGATGTCATCATTGCAGCGACAGCCAAATCGCGCGGCCTGACGGTGGTCACTGAAAACATACGGCATTTCGAGCCGCTTGGCGGGGCGGTCGAACGTCCCCTTGGATCTTGAAACGACAGACGTTATCCCAACAAATTTGCAAACTTCACCGAATAGATCCGGTCCCGCCCGAGCATATGGGCGACGAGGCTCTGGCGGTCGAACAGGCCGTGCATGGCCTGGTGGCGCAGGTCGAGACCGCCGGTGGTGACGCCGAAGGCTGGCATAATCAGGCGCCTGCCATCGGTGGCGAAACAGGCGCGGCGGACCCGCTTTTCCCGCCGGGTGACGGTCGCTGCCGGATGGAGATGGCCG
This genomic window contains:
- a CDS encoding PIN domain-containing protein, with translation MSGYLLDANVISKFAPDRPAPAEELKAWMREQGAADLLYLSAMTLAEIEKGIRSLQRPAPPKKPAAFGNG
- a CDS encoding dihydrofolate reductase family protein; protein product: MGKVVVWNLMSLDGYFEGARKWDLDFHQLVWGPELETLSKELGSKAEVLVFGRVTYEGMKAYWTTTEDETEIKTFMNALPKIVGSRTLETADWNNSRVVTDVAAELTRLKQASNKNIYIFGSAELVASLLSDDVIDEIMVCVVPVLLGQGTPLFKPADERTSLKLLESRPLQSGGVILRYETEKSAA
- a CDS encoding type II toxin-antitoxin system Phd/YefM family antitoxin translates to MSTVSLRDAKAGFSNLVDEAIKGELFTITRHGKPVAALVSIETAEAAKRAMKKGRPNFGEYLMTFPGGVELERNATGMREADV